The Azospirillum baldaniorum genome contains a region encoding:
- the adhP gene encoding alcohol dehydrogenase AdhP: protein MAKTMKAAVVRQFKMPLSIEEVPVPEVGPGQILVKIEASGVCHTDLHAADGDWPVKPNPPFIPGHEGVGTVAAVGTGVTAVKEGDRVGVPWLHTACGHCRQCLAGWETLCDLQQNTGYSVNGGFAEYTLADPNYVGHLPDRLDWEMAAPILCAGVTVYKGLKETDTKPGDTVVISGIGGLGHIAVQYAKAMGLDVIAVDISDEKLALARAMGADAAINAKTTDPVAEVKALCGGAQGVLVTAVSRHAFNQALGMLAKRGTMALVGLPPGSFELDIFSTVLMRKTIRGSIVGTRLDLAECLQFAGDGKVKVHYSVEHLDNINNVFSRMRNNEIDGRVVMRM, encoded by the coding sequence ATGGCAAAAACGATGAAAGCGGCGGTGGTCCGCCAATTCAAAATGCCGCTGTCGATCGAAGAGGTTCCGGTGCCGGAGGTCGGTCCGGGCCAGATCCTGGTCAAGATCGAAGCCTCGGGTGTCTGCCACACCGACCTGCACGCGGCCGATGGCGACTGGCCGGTGAAGCCGAACCCGCCCTTCATTCCGGGCCATGAGGGCGTCGGCACCGTTGCCGCGGTGGGTACCGGCGTGACCGCGGTGAAGGAGGGCGACCGGGTCGGCGTTCCCTGGCTGCACACGGCCTGCGGGCACTGCCGGCAGTGTCTCGCCGGCTGGGAAACCTTGTGCGACCTGCAGCAGAACACCGGCTACTCGGTCAACGGCGGCTTCGCGGAGTACACGCTCGCGGACCCCAACTATGTCGGCCACCTGCCGGACCGACTTGATTGGGAAATGGCCGCCCCGATCCTGTGCGCCGGTGTAACCGTCTACAAGGGGCTGAAGGAAACCGACACCAAGCCCGGCGACACGGTTGTGATCTCCGGGATCGGCGGACTCGGCCACATCGCCGTCCAGTACGCGAAGGCCATGGGGCTCGACGTGATCGCCGTCGACATCTCCGACGAAAAGCTGGCGCTCGCCCGTGCCATGGGCGCGGACGCCGCGATCAACGCGAAGACGACCGATCCGGTCGCCGAGGTCAAGGCTTTGTGCGGTGGCGCCCAGGGCGTGCTCGTCACCGCCGTGTCCCGGCATGCCTTCAACCAGGCTCTCGGCATGCTCGCCAAGCGCGGCACCATGGCCCTCGTCGGCCTGCCGCCCGGATCGTTCGAACTGGACATCTTCAGCACGGTTCTGATGCGGAAGACGATCCGCGGATCGATCGTCGGCACCCGGTTGGACCTCGCCGAATGCCTCCAGTTCGCCGGCGACGGCAAGGTGAAGGTTCACTATTCGGTCGAGCATTTGGACAACATCAACAACGTGTTCAGCCGGATGCGCAACAACGAGATCGACGGCCGGGTGGTCATGCGGATGTAA
- a CDS encoding DUF4344 domain-containing metallopeptidase produces MRAHSRCTRFAYTFCGVLLIALATVAIACPADARPGDVRIVYAMPKNPSHEAIYRTLQDKRVLERIRDRVEGIDLPRVLTIRTEGCDGEINASYETSDATLSICYEYLAYIQELGQNIPPAGVSEGLTPANYIVGPFLEVVLHELAHAIFDLKKVPILGREEDAADQIAAYTLLQLGKDEARRVIASVAVMYASEAKEAPTELKDFANEHSLPAQRFYNLMCISYGSDRKSFGDFVEKGYLPAERAELCEEEYRQVKFAYEKLVAPHLRGVRRANRSG; encoded by the coding sequence ATGCGTGCTCATTCACGTTGCACCCGTTTCGCTTACACGTTTTGCGGCGTTCTTCTGATCGCACTGGCGACCGTTGCCATCGCTTGCCCGGCGGACGCCCGTCCAGGCGATGTGCGGATCGTCTACGCCATGCCGAAAAACCCTTCGCACGAGGCGATTTACCGGACGTTGCAGGACAAGCGCGTGCTGGAACGCATCCGCGACCGCGTCGAGGGAATCGACCTGCCGCGCGTGCTGACCATCAGAACCGAAGGGTGCGACGGTGAGATCAATGCCTCCTACGAAACCTCCGACGCCACACTGAGCATCTGCTACGAGTATCTCGCCTACATCCAGGAACTCGGACAGAACATCCCACCGGCCGGTGTCAGCGAGGGGCTGACGCCTGCGAACTACATCGTCGGCCCCTTTCTGGAGGTCGTGCTTCACGAACTCGCCCACGCCATTTTTGATCTGAAGAAAGTGCCGATCCTGGGCCGTGAGGAGGATGCCGCCGACCAGATCGCCGCCTACACGTTGTTGCAGTTGGGCAAGGACGAGGCCCGCCGGGTGATCGCCAGCGTTGCCGTGATGTACGCGAGCGAGGCAAAGGAAGCGCCGACGGAATTGAAGGACTTCGCGAACGAGCACAGCTTGCCGGCCCAACGTTTCTACAACCTGATGTGTATCAGCTATGGCTCCGACCGGAAGAGCTTCGGCGATTTCGTGGAGAAGGGCTATCTGCCGGCCGAACGGGCCGAACTGTGCGAAGAGGAGTACCGGCAGGTCAAGTTTGCCTACGAAAAGCTCGTGGCGCCCCATTTGAGGGGGGTGCGGAGGGCGAACCGCTCCGGGTAA
- a CDS encoding IS256 family transposase — MARRKEPVIPDAILDQLLAGADAKTAFDPNGLLDQLKKALTERALKAELDHHLAGDESGNRRNGYGRKTVLTERGSMDLSIPRDRTGTFDPALIAKYQRRFPGFDEKIISMYARGMSTREITGHLRELYGIEVSADLISTVTDAVIEEVTTWQNRPLEAIYPLVFLDAIRVKIRDEGLVRNKAIHVAIGVRADGAKEVLGLWIEQNEGAKFWLRVLNELRNRGVEDILLAVVDGLKGFPEAIAAAYPETIVQTCIVHLLRHSMEFASWKERKTIAAALKTVYDAVDDKAAEAALTAFEDGPWGEKYAAIGKAWRRAWQEVIPFFAFPREVRRILYTTNAIEALNSKLRRAVRARGHFPNDEAALKLLFLVLNRAEKDWKMPPREWTAAKAQMAVIFGERFAKAMNA, encoded by the coding sequence ATGGCACGACGCAAAGAGCCGGTCATCCCGGACGCAATCCTCGACCAGCTGTTGGCCGGTGCTGACGCCAAGACGGCGTTCGATCCGAACGGCCTGCTCGACCAATTGAAGAAGGCGCTGACGGAGCGGGCGCTGAAGGCGGAGTTGGATCATCACCTGGCCGGTGACGAGAGTGGCAACCGGCGCAACGGCTACGGCCGCAAGACGGTGCTGACCGAGCGTGGGTCGATGGACCTGTCCATTCCACGCGACCGGACGGGCACGTTCGACCCGGCGCTGATCGCCAAGTACCAACGGCGCTTCCCCGGCTTCGACGAGAAGATCATCTCGATGTACGCGCGAGGCATGTCGACGCGGGAGATCACCGGGCATCTGCGGGAACTCTATGGCATCGAGGTCTCGGCCGACCTGATCTCCACGGTGACGGACGCGGTGATCGAGGAGGTGACGACGTGGCAGAACCGGCCCCTGGAGGCGATCTACCCGCTGGTGTTCCTGGATGCCATCCGGGTCAAGATCCGGGACGAAGGCCTGGTGCGCAACAAGGCCATCCATGTGGCCATCGGCGTGCGCGCCGACGGCGCCAAGGAGGTGCTGGGCCTGTGGATCGAGCAGAACGAAGGCGCCAAGTTCTGGCTGCGCGTGCTGAACGAGCTGAGGAACCGGGGCGTCGAGGACATCCTGCTGGCCGTGGTCGACGGGCTGAAGGGCTTTCCCGAGGCGATCGCCGCCGCCTATCCCGAAACCATCGTCCAGACCTGCATCGTCCACCTGTTGCGCCACAGCATGGAGTTCGCGTCCTGGAAGGAGCGCAAGACCATCGCCGCCGCGCTGAAGACGGTCTACGACGCCGTCGACGACAAGGCCGCCGAGGCGGCCCTGACCGCCTTCGAGGACGGACCCTGGGGTGAAAAGTACGCGGCCATCGGCAAGGCGTGGCGACGGGCGTGGCAGGAGGTCATTCCCTTCTTCGCCTTCCCCCGCGAGGTCCGGCGCATCCTCTACACCACCAATGCCATCGAGGCTTTGAACTCGAAGCTGCGCCGGGCGGTGCGCGCCAGGGGCCACTTCCCCAATGACGAGGCGGCCCTGAAGCTCCTGTTTCTCGTCTTGAACCGCGCCGAGAAAGACTGGAAGATGCCGCCGCGCGAATGGACGGCCGCCAAGGCGCAGATGGCCGTCATCTTCGGCGAGCGGTTCGCAAAGGCGATGAACGCCTGA
- a CDS encoding S8 family peptidase, which translates to MSTIESGGPQEQDGSAQTRAQTLLREATIPLGEGVAGRRPARYAVKLDGVGGAGTRPEELAAVFSPEPVRIEPLSPSDPDVFLLVFPHRSFSSDTTAVFELGYLIDDVPGVSAAEPDIATDFYPDPDQPRRLGEESADGFMAGCWVGEDSGLPDARWALKAIRAPEAWAWSDAQGRPSRGERIVVAQPDTGVVRHKELDLERRVASFDVLDRDRDPEDPLNYRGNTGHGTATGSVVVSGGSNAMSGCAPRAYHMPIRCIESVVRVSQVPVAQAIDFAVDNGAHVVTMSLGGLPSFTLARALARAVAADVIVMAAAGNCVGTVVWPARYDACIAVAGVNKDDLRWKGSCRGYGVDVSAPAENVYRARPDGASPTVESSAVGQGEGTSYAVALTAGVAALWLAHHGRANLVHQARLRGETLQDMFSRLLKATARRPPDWDAANFGAGIVDAEALLKAHFDLGRGREGAFTVSIDPALPVRALVAERLGPTAVDRQLDYDRYGPELAFHLLEEARGRPTPGGAEEAGSLGTPPTGDLRDAVTNPELRAHLERRA; encoded by the coding sequence ATGAGCACCATCGAGTCCGGCGGCCCACAAGAACAGGACGGGAGCGCGCAGACGCGCGCGCAGACCCTGCTGCGGGAGGCAACGATCCCGCTTGGCGAAGGCGTCGCCGGACGGCGCCCGGCCCGCTACGCCGTGAAGCTCGACGGTGTGGGCGGAGCCGGAACGCGACCGGAGGAATTGGCGGCTGTGTTCAGCCCCGAGCCCGTGCGCATCGAACCGCTGTCGCCGAGCGATCCGGATGTGTTCCTGCTGGTGTTTCCGCATCGCAGCTTTTCGTCGGACACCACCGCCGTGTTTGAACTCGGCTATCTGATCGACGACGTGCCGGGTGTATCGGCGGCGGAGCCCGACATCGCCACCGACTTCTACCCGGACCCCGATCAGCCGAGAAGGCTTGGCGAGGAGAGCGCAGACGGCTTCATGGCGGGTTGCTGGGTGGGCGAAGACAGCGGGCTGCCGGACGCCCGCTGGGCGCTGAAGGCCATCCGCGCGCCCGAAGCCTGGGCGTGGTCGGACGCTCAGGGGCGCCCGTCGCGCGGGGAGCGGATTGTGGTGGCCCAGCCGGACACGGGGGTCGTCCGGCACAAGGAACTCGACCTGGAGCGGCGTGTCGCCTCCTTCGATGTCCTCGACCGTGACCGCGATCCCGAGGATCCGCTGAACTACCGGGGCAACACCGGGCACGGCACGGCTACGGGCAGCGTCGTGGTGAGCGGAGGAAGCAACGCCATGTCGGGGTGCGCTCCGCGAGCGTACCACATGCCGATACGCTGCATCGAGTCGGTGGTCAGAGTGTCCCAGGTGCCGGTGGCGCAGGCGATCGATTTCGCCGTCGACAACGGCGCGCACGTCGTCACCATGAGCCTGGGCGGGCTGCCGTCCTTCACTCTGGCGCGGGCGTTGGCACGCGCGGTCGCCGCCGATGTGATCGTGATGGCTGCCGCCGGCAACTGCGTCGGGACCGTCGTATGGCCGGCCCGCTACGACGCGTGCATCGCGGTGGCGGGGGTCAACAAGGATGACCTCCGATGGAAGGGCAGTTGCCGCGGCTATGGTGTCGACGTGTCGGCGCCCGCCGAGAACGTCTACCGGGCCCGGCCCGACGGTGCGTCGCCGACCGTGGAAAGCTCGGCGGTCGGCCAGGGTGAGGGCACCAGCTATGCCGTCGCGCTGACCGCCGGGGTGGCGGCGCTTTGGCTCGCGCATCACGGCCGGGCCAACCTCGTTCATCAGGCGCGCTTGCGCGGCGAGACGCTCCAGGACATGTTCAGCAGGCTTTTGAAGGCGACCGCCCGGCGACCGCCGGACTGGGACGCCGCGAATTTCGGCGCCGGCATCGTCGACGCCGAGGCCCTTCTCAAGGCTCACTTCGACCTGGGCCGTGGGCGCGAGGGTGCCTTCACCGTCTCCATTGATCCGGCTCTCCCGGTGCGGGCGCTCGTCGCCGAGCGGCTGGGACCGACCGCCGTCGACCGGCAGCTTGACTATGACCGGTATGGCCCGGAACTGGCCTTCCATCTCCTCGAAGAGGCCAGGGGGCGCCCGACGCCCGGCGGTGCGGAGGAAGCCGGTTCCCTCGGCACGCCGCCCACCGGCGATCTGCGCGACGCCGTCACCAATCCTGAACTGCGCGCCCATCTGGAACGCCGAGCCTGA
- a CDS encoding trypsin-like serine peptidase, translated as MQHNHLLPASTLLGAIARRHGTPSGNGTVEGPIGFDLESADVAAEDLPPPDIVTDGLADTLDRLPADEIADPVTFARARDLLLKQTTRTLTKVRQSGSKAVFTPKELSSMEAVIKLDGTRPSLMLRDGEVPANHPFLGTWKDEVKGASYAIARTAASVGRIEPKRGGPANYFGTGFVIDHGRGLVLTNRHVLEAMWRRLRDVIDLKNGRFTFLDGAYIDFVGEVGSMRRNRFKVVEAMAVGPDATGNERLDAAVLKIRPLTTDEAKAEQQVVGDVPRAVPLSNELDGPLGHLTSFCVIGFPGTIPPPAERQGTEGKVDWQWVAYELMGGRHGVKRVAPGIVHKPLGSLEDDPKQWCFGHDATTLGGNSGSPVLAWKESGEPAFGLHFAGATIQTNYAHAYGPIHDEVLKTVATL; from the coding sequence ATGCAGCACAACCACCTTCTGCCGGCCTCGACCCTCCTCGGGGCGATCGCCCGGCGCCATGGCACACCGTCGGGGAACGGGACCGTGGAAGGTCCTATTGGCTTCGACCTGGAAAGCGCGGACGTCGCGGCCGAGGATCTGCCGCCGCCCGACATTGTGACGGATGGCTTGGCGGACACGCTGGACCGGCTCCCGGCCGATGAGATCGCCGATCCCGTGACCTTCGCCCGGGCCCGCGATCTCCTCCTCAAACAAACGACCCGGACCTTGACCAAGGTGCGTCAGTCGGGCTCGAAAGCCGTGTTCACGCCCAAGGAACTCTCTTCGATGGAGGCGGTCATCAAGCTCGACGGGACGCGCCCGTCACTGATGCTCCGCGACGGCGAGGTGCCTGCGAACCACCCGTTCCTCGGGACCTGGAAGGACGAGGTCAAAGGCGCAAGCTACGCGATTGCCCGCACCGCCGCCTCTGTTGGGCGGATCGAACCCAAGCGCGGCGGGCCGGCAAACTATTTTGGGACCGGGTTCGTGATCGACCATGGGCGCGGGCTCGTCCTGACCAACCGGCACGTGCTGGAGGCCATGTGGCGACGGCTGCGCGATGTCATCGACCTGAAGAACGGACGCTTCACCTTCCTCGACGGCGCGTACATCGACTTCGTCGGCGAGGTCGGCTCGATGAGGCGCAACCGCTTCAAAGTGGTCGAGGCGATGGCGGTCGGCCCCGACGCCACGGGAAACGAACGGCTGGACGCCGCCGTGCTCAAGATCCGCCCCCTGACCACGGACGAAGCCAAGGCGGAACAGCAGGTGGTCGGCGACGTCCCGCGAGCGGTCCCGCTGTCGAACGAGCTGGATGGTCCACTCGGGCATCTCACCTCGTTCTGCGTCATCGGCTTTCCCGGCACCATTCCGCCCCCGGCCGAACGGCAGGGAACCGAGGGCAAGGTCGATTGGCAGTGGGTCGCGTATGAGCTGATGGGCGGGCGCCACGGCGTGAAGCGCGTGGCCCCCGGCATCGTCCACAAGCCGCTGGGCTCGCTCGAGGACGACCCGAAACAATGGTGCTTCGGCCACGACGCCACGACGCTCGGCGGCAACTCCGGTTCCCCGGTGCTGGCCTGGAAGGAAAGCGGCGAGCCGGCCTTCGGCCTGCACTTCGCCGGCGCGACCATCCAGACCAACTACGCCCACGCTTACGGCCCGATCCACGACGAGGTGCTGAAAACCGTCGCGACGCTGTGA